One segment of Clostridium botulinum DNA contains the following:
- a CDS encoding NCS2 family permease, with the protein MKDLLERVFKLKENGTNVKTEIIGGLTTFVTFAYALLVIPNILKIGGMNVQGIKGNAAEVLNIASDPIIASAFASVCISAAIGTLIMAFHANLPFVLAPGLGLVAFFAYNICLKMDFTWQQGLAAVFISGILFIIITFTSLREKIVKAIPQNLKFAITAGIGLFISLIGLKSGGIIVANPSTLVAFGDFTNKAVILTIIGLVISLILMAKNIKGAMLIGIVITTIIGIPMGVTSLEGAKVFSFPHIGETFFALDLKGLLTHNGNGIVGALLTVFMVVITLSLVDLFDGIGTLVGTAQSSGMVDENGEAKGLRKALASDAVATTCGAMLGTTTLATVVESAAGIAAGARTGLSNVVVSIMLLVSLFFSGVIGVIPQNATSPALIIVGVLMMGAVKEIEFSDFTEAVPAFLTIALMPFTYSIANGIAAGMIFYPIMKVSTGRGKEVHKLLYIFAILFIIRFILMPD; encoded by the coding sequence ATGAAAGATTTACTAGAAAGAGTTTTCAAACTTAAGGAGAATGGTACTAATGTTAAGACTGAAATAATAGGTGGATTAACTACTTTTGTAACATTTGCATATGCATTATTAGTAATACCTAATATATTAAAAATTGGTGGTATGAATGTACAAGGTATAAAAGGTAATGCAGCAGAAGTTCTTAATATAGCATCAGATCCAATTATAGCGTCTGCTTTTGCATCTGTATGTATTTCAGCAGCAATAGGTACTTTAATAATGGCGTTTCATGCTAACTTACCATTTGTCTTAGCACCAGGCCTTGGACTTGTTGCATTCTTTGCATATAATATATGTTTAAAAATGGATTTTACATGGCAACAAGGATTGGCAGCTGTATTTATTTCAGGAATTTTATTTATTATAATTACATTTACTTCTTTAAGAGAAAAAATTGTAAAGGCAATACCACAAAACTTAAAGTTTGCAATTACAGCTGGAATAGGATTGTTTATATCATTAATAGGACTAAAGAGTGGTGGAATAATAGTTGCAAATCCATCTACATTAGTTGCATTTGGTGATTTTACGAACAAAGCAGTAATTTTAACTATAATAGGTTTAGTTATATCTCTTATATTAATGGCAAAAAATATTAAAGGTGCAATGTTAATAGGAATAGTTATAACTACAATAATAGGAATTCCTATGGGGGTTACAAGTCTAGAAGGAGCAAAGGTGTTTTCTTTTCCTCATATTGGAGAAACATTCTTTGCACTTGATTTAAAAGGTTTATTAACACATAATGGAAATGGAATAGTAGGAGCATTATTAACAGTATTTATGGTTGTAATTACATTAAGTTTAGTAGATTTATTTGATGGAATTGGAACTTTAGTTGGAACGGCTCAAAGTTCAGGAATGGTAGATGAAAATGGAGAAGCAAAAGGGCTTAGAAAAGCATTGGCTTCAGATGCCGTAGCTACAACATGTGGTGCTATGCTTGGAACTACAACTTTAGCAACGGTAGTAGAATCAGCTGCTGGAATAGCAGCAGGAGCAAGAACTGGACTTTCAAATGTTGTAGTAAGCATTATGCTTTTAGTATCATTATTCTTTAGTGGCGTAATAGGAGTTATACCACAAAATGCAACATCACCAGCACTTATAATAGTTGGAGTTTTAATGATGGGTGCAGTAAAAGAAATCGAATTTTCAGATTTTACAGAAGCTGTACCAGCATTTTTAACAATAGCATTAATGCCTTTTACATATTCAATAGCCAACGGAATAGCAGCAGGAATGATATTTTACCCTATAATGAAAGTATCAACAGGTAGAGGTAAAGAGGTACATAAACTTTTATACATATTCGCAATATTATTTATTATTAGATTCATATTAATGCCAGATTAA
- a CDS encoding phosphate propanoyltransferase produces MDECEAMLKLLLETLQANLANGEVKKDSWEIPVGISNRHIHLSKKDLDILFGEGYKMTKIKDLSQPGQYACKETLTICGPKGAIEKVRILGPIRSKTQVEVLAGDCFSLGVAPHTRLSGNLCGTPGITLIGPKGSVQLQEGLIVAQRHIHMTPQDAKHFDVQDGQIVSIQFDGLRGGIYNNVAIRANDDCALECHIDIDEANAMIVNSKSKIKIVK; encoded by the coding sequence ATGGATGAATGTGAAGCTATGTTGAAACTTCTGCTGGAAACTTTACAAGCTAATTTAGCTAATGGAGAAGTCAAAAAAGATTCATGGGAAATTCCAGTAGGTATTTCAAATAGACATATACATCTTTCAAAAAAAGATTTAGATATTTTGTTTGGTGAAGGTTATAAAATGACAAAGATTAAAGATTTATCACAGCCAGGTCAGTATGCTTGCAAGGAGACTTTAACCATTTGTGGCCCTAAAGGTGCTATTGAAAAAGTTAGAATACTTGGACCTATAAGAAGTAAAACACAGGTTGAAGTATTAGCTGGAGATTGTTTTAGTCTTGGTGTTGCACCACATACAAGGTTATCTGGAAATTTATGTGGAACACCTGGAATTACTTTAATTGGACCTAAAGGTTCAGTACAGCTTCAAGAAGGATTGATTGTTGCACAAAGGCATATTCATATGACACCGCAAGATGCTAAACATTTTGATGTTCAAGATGGACAGATAGTTTCAATCCAATTTGATGGTTTGAGAGGTGGCATTTACAATAATGTAGCAATTAGAGCAAATGATGATTGCGCACTTGAATGCCATATTGATATAGATGAAGCAAATGCAATGATTGTTAATTCAAAGTCAAAAATTAAAATTGTGAAATAA
- a CDS encoding zinc-ribbon domain-containing protein: MTDKTIVCRDCGSEFVFTVGEQEFYKEKGFDNEPTRCAACRRAKKEQNRR, translated from the coding sequence ATGACAGATAAGACAATAGTATGCAGAGATTGCGGTAGCGAATTCGTATTCACAGTAGGAGAACAAGAATTCTACAAAGAAAAAGGATTCGATAATGAACCAACAAGATGTGCAGCTTGTAGAAGAGCTAAAAAAGAACAAAATAGAAGATAA
- a CDS encoding BMC domain-containing protein, which produces MQALGLIETRGLLAAIEGADTMLKSADVSILEKTYVGGGLVSIAVTGDVGAVKAAVEAGVAAVKKLDSKLLISEHVIPRPHDELDNIIGINSSLKKLEVSSELENEICENLNEVVEVEVIKNEISEKEETIETIDCIINDSEEKNLEIYEDIYCIDTKSEKINLAIDDSLPKNLKEEHFNDSKIDLNNLQKATVDNLVNESGIEKTLKILSNVKVAKLRELARQYKDFKVTEGKISKASKKLLITKFRAYYE; this is translated from the coding sequence ATGCAAGCACTTGGGTTAATAGAAACAAGAGGATTATTGGCAGCTATTGAAGGTGCAGACACAATGCTTAAGTCAGCAGATGTTAGCATTTTGGAGAAAACTTATGTAGGTGGAGGCCTTGTTTCAATTGCAGTAACTGGAGATGTAGGCGCAGTAAAAGCAGCTGTAGAGGCTGGCGTTGCAGCTGTAAAAAAACTAGATAGTAAATTGTTGATTTCAGAACATGTGATACCTCGTCCTCATGATGAATTAGATAATATAATTGGAATAAATAGTTCTTTAAAAAAGTTAGAAGTTTCGTCTGAACTTGAAAATGAGATTTGTGAAAACCTAAATGAGGTTGTTGAAGTTGAGGTTATTAAGAATGAAATTTCTGAAAAAGAAGAAACAATAGAAACTATTGATTGTATAATCAATGATTCTGAGGAAAAGAATTTAGAAATATATGAAGATATTTACTGTATAGATACTAAATCTGAAAAAATAAATTTAGCAATAGATGATTCATTACCTAAGAATTTAAAAGAGGAACACTTTAATGATTCAAAAATTGATTTAAACAATTTACAAAAAGCTACTGTAGACAATTTAGTAAATGAAAGTGGAATAGAAAAAACTCTTAAGATATTATCTAATGTTAAAGTAGCAAAACTTAGAGAATTAGCTCGTCAATACAAAGATTTTAAAGTTACAGAAGGAAAAATTTCTAAAGCAAGTAAAAAGCTATTAATAACAAAATTTAGAGCATATTATGAGTAA
- the eutM gene encoding ethanolamine utilization microcompartment protein EutM, whose protein sequence is MKFDALGMIETKGLVGSIEAADAMVKAANVYLIGKEYIGGGLVTVMVRGDVGAVKAATDAGAAAAQRVGELVSVHVIPRPHSEVEVILPSTKETTK, encoded by the coding sequence ATGAAATTTGATGCATTAGGAATGATAGAAACAAAAGGATTAGTTGGTTCAATTGAGGCTGCAGACGCTATGGTGAAAGCTGCAAATGTTTATTTAATAGGTAAAGAATATATTGGTGGTGGTCTTGTAACAGTTATGGTAAGAGGCGATGTAGGAGCTGTAAAAGCTGCTACTGATGCAGGAGCTGCTGCTGCACAACGTGTTGGAGAATTAGTATCAGTTCATGTTATTCCACGTCCACATTCAGAAGTAGAGGTTATACTTCCATCAACTAAAGAAACTACAAAATAA
- a CDS encoding DEAD/DEAH box helicase, with amino-acid sequence MNFKSLGINENIVNILNKNGIKTPTAIQEESIPKILSGKDVIGEAKTGTGKTLAFLLPIFQNISPDTNGTQVLILSPTRELAIQITEETKKLNVNNDINILAAYGGKDIGSQLKKLKHNVHLVIATPGRLLDHIDRKTIDLSKLKTIVIDEADQMLLMGFKNDIEKIMKVASKKHQTLCFSATMDSQVKKLAYRYMIDPLFIDIKSPTIAVDKIKQQVVETTDRWKQDSLCATLQEDNPFMAIIFCRTKRRADVLEIALHQKGLNCQKIHSDVPQAKRERIMKSFRNADIQYLIATDVAARGIDISGVSHIYNYDTPETPESYIHRIGRTGRAGEDGYTCMFVAPKDSSLLNAIETKLGFTIPRREI; translated from the coding sequence ATGAACTTTAAATCTTTAGGTATAAATGAAAATATAGTTAACATACTAAATAAAAATGGAATTAAAACTCCAACTGCAATTCAAGAAGAAAGTATCCCTAAAATTTTATCAGGTAAAGATGTTATTGGTGAAGCTAAAACTGGAACTGGAAAAACCCTAGCTTTTCTTCTTCCTATTTTTCAAAACATATCACCTGATACTAATGGAACACAGGTATTAATCCTATCCCCTACTAGAGAATTAGCTATTCAGATAACAGAAGAAACAAAAAAACTTAATGTAAATAATGACATTAATATATTAGCTGCCTATGGTGGTAAAGATATTGGAAGTCAATTAAAAAAGCTTAAACATAATGTCCATTTAGTTATTGCCACTCCTGGTAGACTACTTGATCATATTGATAGAAAAACTATTGATTTATCAAAACTAAAAACTATAGTTATCGATGAAGCTGATCAAATGCTATTAATGGGATTTAAAAATGATATTGAAAAAATTATGAAAGTAGCTTCAAAAAAGCATCAAACACTTTGCTTTTCCGCTACTATGGATTCACAAGTTAAGAAGCTTGCCTATAGATATATGATTGACCCATTATTTATAGATATAAAATCACCAACTATAGCTGTTGATAAAATCAAGCAACAAGTTGTAGAAACTACTGATAGATGGAAGCAAGATTCGCTTTGTGCTACTTTACAAGAAGATAATCCATTTATGGCAATCATATTTTGTAGAACTAAACGTAGAGCTGATGTACTTGAAATTGCTCTTCATCAAAAAGGTCTTAACTGTCAAAAAATACATAGTGATGTTCCTCAAGCTAAACGTGAGAGAATAATGAAATCTTTTAGAAATGCTGATATTCAATACCTAATAGCAACAGATGTAGCTGCAAGAGGAATTGACATTTCTGGAGTATCACATATTTACAACTATGATACTCCAGAAACTCCTGAAAGTTATATTCATCGTATAGGAAGAACTGGTCGTGCTGGTGAAGATGGTTATACGTGCATGTTCGTTGCACCAAAAGATTCAAGTCTTTTAAATGCAATAGAAACAAAATTAGGATTTACAATACCTAGACGTGAAATCTAA
- a CDS encoding FecCD family ABC transporter permease, protein MEIALEDKKSLSKKKGFLYWAIVLIVLLAGTSVGAIAIGSTYIEPGEVYKVLLSKLTNGIVYSDVGTIMTQNIIWEIRFPRVLLGAICGAGLAICGVLMQCVTKNPIAEPYILGISSGASCGAVFVIVLGGMSSIGINSVGAGAFVGSLISGILVFAIGTQMGKTTSTTRLVLSGMAISTIFSALTNLLIYSAENSNQAKSALFWTVGSLGGAKWEVLLFPFIILVVVMIGALVMSKSLDILLLGDDSAIILGINIKLIKSIILILATLLTSALVSITGAIGFIGLVVPHICRTITGSDHKKLIALSSLIGAIFLIASDIIARGLFPPIEIPIGIITSLVGGPFFLYLISKKNYSFGGKE, encoded by the coding sequence GTGGAGATAGCTTTAGAAGATAAAAAAAGCCTTTCTAAAAAGAAAGGTTTTTTATATTGGGCTATAGTTTTAATTGTATTATTAGCAGGTACATCAGTTGGAGCGATAGCAATAGGTAGCACATATATAGAACCTGGAGAAGTATATAAAGTACTACTTAGTAAATTGACAAATGGTATAGTTTATAGTGATGTTGGAACTATAATGACACAAAATATAATATGGGAAATAAGGTTTCCTAGAGTATTATTAGGAGCTATATGCGGAGCAGGACTTGCGATTTGTGGAGTTCTTATGCAATGCGTCACTAAAAATCCAATAGCTGAACCGTATATATTGGGTATATCATCAGGGGCATCTTGTGGTGCTGTTTTTGTTATAGTTTTAGGAGGTATGTCATCAATTGGGATAAATAGTGTTGGAGCAGGAGCTTTTGTAGGTTCTCTTATATCAGGAATATTAGTTTTTGCTATAGGTACTCAAATGGGTAAAACAACATCTACAACAAGATTAGTATTATCAGGTATGGCAATATCAACAATATTTTCGGCACTTACTAACTTACTTATATATTCAGCAGAAAATTCAAATCAAGCAAAAAGTGCTCTATTTTGGACTGTTGGTAGTCTAGGGGGAGCAAAATGGGAGGTTTTATTATTTCCATTTATTATATTAGTTGTAGTTATGATAGGAGCATTAGTAATGTCTAAATCATTAGATATATTACTTTTGGGTGATGATAGCGCAATAATACTTGGAATAAATATAAAACTTATAAAATCTATAATTTTAATATTAGCTACATTACTTACATCAGCATTAGTTTCTATAACTGGGGCTATAGGATTTATAGGACTTGTAGTGCCACATATATGTAGAACAATAACAGGAAGTGATCATAAAAAACTTATAGCCCTTTCATCATTAATAGGTGCAATATTTTTAATAGCATCAGATATTATAGCTAGAGGGCTTTTCCCACCAATAGAAATACCTATAGGAATAATAACTTCATTAGTTGGAGGGCCATTCTTCTTATATTTAATTTCTAAGAAAAATTATTCGTTTGGAGGAAAAGAGTAA
- a CDS encoding acetaldehyde dehydrogenase (acetylating), which yields MENFDRDLCSIQEARNLARLGKVAAEKIADYTEEQIDKILCNMVKVAEANAVCLAQMAVEETGFGKVEDKTYKNHMASTILYDSIKDMKTIGIIKEDEANKLIELAEPVGLVMGIVPSTNPTSTAIFKAMIAIKSRNAIVFSPHPSAAQCTIKAAKLMNEAAIEAGAPENIIGCVSTPTIGATNELMKSKEVAIIIATGGPGMVKAAYSSGKPALGVGAGNSPAYIERSANVEKAIRNIIASKTFDNGTICASEQSIICEECNHDEVVAELKKQGGYFMTAEETDKVCNLLFKNGHSMNAKFVGRSPQVIASSAGISIPQDTKVLIGEQKGVGEGYPLSFEKLTTVLAFYTVKDWHEACELSIELLQNGIGHTMSIHTEDRDIVMKFARKPASRILVNTGGSQGGTGASTGLIPSFTLGCGTWGGSSVSENVTPMHLINIKRVAYGLKDCATLASNDTTFNHIKTENNCHHTQNQCGSLSPDQYAAASKCINTDDIKNANNEELLDMINKLVKVMKGEA from the coding sequence ATGGAGAATTTTGATAGAGATTTGTGTTCAATACAAGAAGCAAGAAACCTTGCTCGCTTAGGAAAAGTTGCAGCAGAAAAAATTGCTGATTATACTGAAGAACAAATTGATAAAATTTTATGCAACATGGTTAAGGTTGCAGAAGCAAATGCTGTTTGCTTAGCACAAATGGCAGTAGAAGAAACTGGTTTCGGTAAGGTTGAAGATAAAACTTATAAGAATCATATGGCATCTACTATATTATATGATTCAATTAAAGATATGAAAACTATTGGTATTATAAAAGAAGATGAGGCTAATAAGTTAATAGAACTTGCTGAACCTGTTGGATTAGTAATGGGAATAGTACCTTCAACAAATCCAACGTCTACAGCTATTTTTAAAGCAATGATTGCTATAAAATCTCGTAATGCAATAGTATTTTCACCACATCCATCAGCAGCACAATGTACAATAAAAGCAGCTAAATTGATGAATGAGGCAGCTATAGAAGCTGGGGCTCCAGAAAACATTATTGGTTGTGTTTCTACTCCAACAATTGGAGCTACAAATGAATTAATGAAGAGCAAAGAAGTTGCTATAATAATAGCAACAGGCGGTCCAGGAATGGTAAAAGCTGCTTATAGTTCAGGAAAACCAGCACTTGGAGTAGGGGCAGGAAACTCTCCAGCATATATAGAAAGAAGTGCAAATGTTGAAAAAGCTATAAGAAATATTATTGCAAGTAAAACATTTGATAATGGTACAATCTGTGCATCAGAGCAATCTATTATATGTGAAGAATGTAATCATGATGAAGTAGTTGCAGAATTAAAGAAACAAGGCGGATATTTCATGACAGCAGAAGAAACCGATAAAGTTTGTAATCTGTTATTTAAGAATGGGCATAGCATGAATGCTAAATTTGTAGGTAGATCTCCACAAGTTATAGCGAGTTCAGCAGGAATTTCTATTCCACAAGATACAAAGGTACTTATAGGAGAACAAAAGGGTGTTGGTGAAGGTTATCCATTATCTTTTGAAAAACTTACAACAGTACTTGCATTTTATACAGTAAAAGATTGGCATGAAGCATGTGAATTAAGTATTGAATTACTTCAAAATGGAATAGGACATACAATGAGTATTCATACTGAAGATAGAGATATAGTAATGAAATTTGCTAGAAAGCCAGCATCACGTATTTTAGTTAATACTGGTGGTAGCCAAGGTGGAACAGGTGCAAGCACAGGACTTATACCATCATTTACATTAGGTTGTGGTACTTGGGGCGGTAGTTCAGTTTCTGAAAATGTTACCCCAATGCACTTGATTAACATCAAGAGAGTTGCTTATGGTTTAAAAGATTGTGCAACATTAGCTTCTAACGATACAACGTTCAATCATATTAAAACAGAAAATAATTGTCACCATACACAAAATCAATGTGGAAGCTTAAGTCCTGATCAGTATGCAGCTGCATCAAAGTGCATCAATACTGATGATATTAAAAATGCTAACAATGAAGAACTTTTGGATATGATTAATAAGTTAGTTAAGGTGATGAAGGGGGAAGCATAG
- a CDS encoding ABC transporter substrate-binding protein — protein MNNNLKKFIATLTITILVVGAVGCANNNKKHKVEKSSTEVNQSNFETVKFVYSDGAKDYDVTVKSPRQKAVTLSQFMTEMLLALGLENKMIGTALLDNPILPEFEEAYNKIPVLKIGEGHSVSKEAFIATGADFVSGWDSSISEQTTGAPEELISKDITPFMAKSYRADSTVETVYEDFELLGKIFGVQDNAKEVIDKMKSDIKIVTDKVGDIKQEDRVKMMVYDSGENDAMVVGSGLANNLIELAGGNNVFAKNAKKPYINVSWESIVAENPEVILITDFMAGEPVQEKIDFLKTHPALKDVSAIKNNKIYVVGLADLSPGIRNPKLIEQMYGYFLGENK, from the coding sequence ATGAATAATAATCTGAAAAAATTTATAGCAACATTAACTATAACTATACTAGTTGTAGGGGCAGTAGGATGTGCTAACAACAATAAAAAACATAAGGTGGAAAAGTCCAGCACTGAAGTTAATCAAAGTAATTTTGAAACGGTGAAATTTGTATATTCAGATGGCGCTAAGGACTATGATGTAACAGTAAAATCACCAAGACAAAAGGCTGTTACATTATCTCAATTTATGACAGAAATGTTATTAGCATTAGGATTAGAGAATAAAATGATAGGAACAGCACTTTTAGATAATCCTATATTACCTGAATTTGAAGAGGCCTATAATAAAATACCAGTGCTTAAAATAGGAGAAGGTCATTCTGTATCTAAAGAAGCTTTTATAGCAACAGGTGCAGATTTTGTAAGTGGATGGGATTCATCTATCAGTGAACAAACTACAGGAGCACCAGAGGAACTTATATCAAAAGATATAACTCCATTTATGGCCAAGTCTTATAGAGCAGATTCTACAGTAGAAACTGTTTATGAAGATTTTGAGCTGTTGGGGAAAATATTTGGAGTTCAAGACAATGCTAAAGAAGTAATAGATAAAATGAAAAGTGATATAAAGATTGTAACTGACAAAGTAGGAGATATAAAACAAGAAGATAGGGTTAAAATGATGGTATATGATTCTGGCGAAAATGATGCAATGGTAGTTGGATCAGGTCTTGCTAATAATTTAATAGAGCTTGCAGGTGGAAATAATGTATTTGCTAAAAATGCTAAGAAGCCTTATATAAATGTTTCTTGGGAAAGTATAGTGGCAGAGAATCCTGAGGTTATATTAATAACTGATTTTATGGCAGGAGAACCTGTTCAAGAAAAAATAGATTTCTTGAAAACTCATCCTGCACTTAAAGATGTATCTGCTATAAAAAATAATAAAATATATGTTGTAGGATTAGCTGATTTATCTCCAGGTATTAGAAATCCAAAGCTTATCGAGCAAATGTATGGGTATTTTTTGGGAGAAAATAAGTAG
- a CDS encoding ABC transporter ATP-binding protein: protein MFKVKVRNLRFSIDKKEILKDISFDIKKGSFVGIIGPNGSGKSTLLKNIYRLYKPSSGSILLDNKELAKMKHKDCAKEIAVLAQESNTHFDFTVEQIVKMGRYPYKSIFEDYSKDDLQMVKEMLKKVGLESYSSRSFSELSGGEKQRTLIARALVQNTKFLILDEPTNHLDIGYQIQLMDLVKSLNITTLSAIHDMNLASMYCDYLIVMKDGRIKNFGTVEEVINPEMLKEVFGVNAYVGVNPVNKKLQVSFMHTHKHVNGLGTDHIHEDGFTGVHTH, encoded by the coding sequence ATGTTTAAAGTGAAGGTTAGAAATTTAAGGTTTAGCATAGATAAAAAAGAAATATTAAAAGATATATCTTTTGACATTAAAAAAGGTTCATTTGTAGGAATTATAGGTCCTAATGGTTCGGGGAAATCTACATTACTTAAAAATATATATAGACTTTATAAGCCATCAAGTGGAAGTATATTATTAGATAATAAAGAATTAGCCAAAATGAAACATAAAGATTGTGCAAAAGAGATTGCAGTTTTAGCACAAGAAAGTAATACTCATTTTGATTTTACTGTTGAACAAATAGTAAAGATGGGGAGATATCCATATAAATCTATTTTTGAAGACTATTCTAAAGATGATTTACAAATGGTTAAGGAAATGTTAAAAAAAGTAGGTTTAGAAAGCTATAGTTCTAGGAGCTTTTCTGAGTTATCAGGTGGAGAAAAACAAAGAACGTTAATAGCAAGAGCATTAGTTCAAAATACTAAATTTTTAATATTAGATGAACCAACAAATCATTTAGACATAGGCTATCAAATACAACTTATGGATTTAGTTAAAAGTCTTAATATAACTACTTTATCAGCTATACATGATATGAATCTAGCATCTATGTATTGTGATTATTTGATTGTAATGAAAGATGGAAGGATAAAGAATTTTGGAACAGTAGAAGAAGTAATAAATCCTGAAATGTTAAAAGAGGTATTTGGTGTAAATGCGTATGTGGGAGTTAACCCTGTAAATAAAAAATTACAAGTATCATTTATGCACACACATAAACATGTCAATGGTCTTGGAACTGATCATATACATGAAGATGGATTTACAGGAGTGCATACTCATTAA
- a CDS encoding bacteriohemerythrin has protein sequence MYEFKEEYKTGIDFIDEQHKILFEIADKTYALLKNDLTIDKYDKVVELIKELQDYTVFHFKAEEEYMKSINYKRMFTQKIEHDAFIKKINDVDFSKIDEDQDEYIVSILQLLNDWLTGHIYSNDKLIGK, from the coding sequence ATGTATGAATTTAAAGAAGAATATAAAACAGGAATAGATTTCATTGATGAACAACATAAAATTCTTTTTGAAATAGCGGATAAAACGTATGCTTTATTAAAAAATGATCTTACAATTGATAAATATGATAAAGTGGTAGAGTTAATAAAAGAACTTCAAGACTATACTGTTTTTCATTTTAAAGCTGAAGAAGAATACATGAAAAGTATTAATTATAAAAGAATGTTCACTCAGAAAATTGAGCATGATGCTTTTATAAAAAAAATTAATGATGTAGATTTTTCAAAGATTGATGAGGATCAAGATGAATATATAGTCAGTATATTACAACTTTTAAATGATTGGTTAACAGGTCATATTTATTCAAATGATAAACTCATAGGAAAATAA